From the genome of Salmonella enterica subsp. houtenae serovar Houten:
CATCGGAGATCTGTTTCATCAACAGTTCCTGCTGCGGATCGCACATATCCAGCGCCGGACGTACATGCAGCACCCCGGCATCCACATGACCGAACATGCCGTAACTTAATCCATGACCATCCAGCAGAGCGCGAAATTCGGCGATGTAATCGGCCAGATGTTCAGGCGGCACGCAGGTATCTTCCGCAAAAGGAATCGGTTTGGCAGCGCCTTTCGCATTACCCAACAGCCCTACCGCTTTTTTACGCATCGCGTAAATACGCTCAATACCCGTCAAATCGGTACAAAGTTGCCAGCCGATCACGCCCGCTTCCGCACGCGCCATCAGGCCATCCAGACGGTGGCACAGCGCCTCGACCTGTCCGTCAATAAGCGCTTCATCGTCACCCGCGAATTCCACGATATTCAGGCCAAGCATCTCTTTATCCGGCACATCGGTAATCAATTCGCTAACGGAGTGCCAGACAATATCTTCCCGCGCGAGGTTAAGGACTTTGGAATCAACCGTCTCGACGGATAAGGCGCGCGCGTCAACCATAAAAGGGGCGTTACGCAGCGCGGAATCAAAGGAGTCGTATTTTACATTCACCAGACGGCGGACTTTGGGTATCGGGGTAATATCCAGCCGGGCTTCAGTAATAAACGCCAGCGTCCCTTCCGACCCCGTTAAGATGCGGGTGAGATCGAAGCGGGTCATGTCATCGTTAAAGACGTGGCGTAAATCGTAGCCAGTCAGGAAGCGATTGAGCCCTGGAAAGCTATCGAGGATACGTTGACGGTTTTCCAGGCAGGACTGATAGACGGTCTGATAGATGCGGCCTGGCGTCGTAGTGTTTTCACCCAGCGTCTGGGCAAGCTCTACGGGCATCGATTGCGTGTCAAGGATATCGCCCCCCAACAATACGGCCCGTATGCCTAAGACGTGATCTGACGTTTTTCCATAGACCAGCGAACCCTGACCGGATGCATCAGTATTAATCATACCGCCAAGCGTTGCGCGATTACTGGTGGAAAGTTCCGGCGCAAAAAAATAGCCATACGGCTTTAGCGCCTGATTAAGCTGATCTTTTATAACGCCCGCCTCTACCCGCACCCATCCCTCTTCAGGATTAATTTCAATAATGCGGTTCATATAGCGGGACATATCAACAATAATGCCCTGGTTCAACGCCTGGCCATTAGTGCCAGTACCGCCGCCTCGCGGGGTAAATATCAGCGACGTAAAGCGCGGCTCCGCCGCCAGACGGGCAAGAAGCGCGACATCCGCCGTAGAACGAGGAAACACAACAGCATCGGGAAGAAGCTGGTAGATACTGTTATCGGTCGACATTGTCAGACGGTCGGCATAGCTGGTTGCCGTATCGCCCGTAAACCCTTGCTGCTCCAGCGCCTGCAAAAAATTGAGCACCAGCTGAACGACGCCGGGTGCCTGAGAAATTTGTGGAATCATTATATTGACCCTTTCCTGCGGTCTATGTTGTGAACGGTGGCGCCCAACCCGGCGAGCGCGAGCGGTCTACGCACAGGAAGGGATGCTTAATCGTTTGCGTGTTGCGTTATTTGTTGTATCACATTTTTTTCCTGTGCGCCCAACAGAATTACATGCAGAATCGGCCTGTTAAAAACCGCTGAAATTGCTCATCATTATAGGGTGTGGTTTGCATGTTCACGTCGCGCCAACGTTCTGGCGCAAAGACAAAGGTGAAAAGTATTTATGGTAAATGTTCGTCAGCCCAGGGATATTGCGCAAGTGCTGCTATCGGTGCTGTTTTTAGCCATCATGATTGTGGCCTGTTTGTGGATAGTACAGCCTTTTATTTTGGGGTTTGCATGGGCAGGTACGATTGTTATCGCGACCTGGCCCGTTTTGCTGAAATTACAAAAAATATTGTGGGGTCGCCGCTCGCTTGCCGTACTGGTCATGACGCTGCTGTTAGTGCTGCTCTTCGTTATTCCCGTCGCTTTGCTGGTTAACAGCATTGTCGATGGTAGCGGCCCGCTCATCCATGCAGTGACTGGCGGCGATATGACGCTACCCGATCTTGCATGGTTAAATAATATTCCGTTGGTTGGCGCCAAACTGTATGCCGGATGGCATAGCCTGCTGGATATGGGCGGTAGCGCTATTATGGCGAAAGTGCGGCCTTACATCGGCACAACCACGACCTGGTTTGTCGGTCAGGCGGCGCATATAGGACGCTTTATGATGCACTGCGCCCTGATGCTGTTGTTTAGCGCCCTGCTTTACTGGCGCGGCGAACAAGTGGCGATGGGAATACGCCATTTTGCCTGTCGTCTCGCGGCTAAACGCGGCGATGCGGCAGTTCTGCTGGCTGCTCAGGCGATCCGCGCCGTGGCGCTTGGCGTGGTGGTCACCGCGCTGGTACAGGCGGTACTTGGCGGCGTCGGGCTGGCGATTTCCGGCGTGCCTTACGCTACCCTATTGACGGTAGTGATGATCCTTTCGTGTCTGGTTCAATTAGGGCCGTTGCCGGTACTGATTCCAGCCATTATCTGGCTTTACTGGACAGGCGACACCACCTGGGGCACCGTGCTGCTGGTATGGAGCGCCGTCGTCGGCACTCTGGATAACGTGATTCGTCCGGTACTCATCCGCATGGGCGCCGATTTACCGCTGCTTCTGATCCTCTCAGGGGTAATCGGCGGCCTGATTGCATTCGGTATGATTGGTCTGTTTATTGGACCGGTGCTTCTGGCCGTGACCTGGCGTTTGTTCTCCGCGTGGGTACATGAAGTTCCGGCGCCGACGAATGAACCGGAGGAGATCCTTGAAGAGCTGGATGAAATCGAGGAAGCCAACAAGCAGTCATAATCCCGTCGGGCGGCATCGCCGCCCGATGCTTTAGCAATGTTTATCAATTCAACGCACTCCCTATTTTAATTCGCCTGCCTGTTCCCTGCCGCATCTCATTTCTGTCGCAAATTCGTTACAGTTTTTAAACTATTGAGACGAATCTGATCGACGCAAAAAGTGCTCATGCCTACTATTAGCACACGGTTATAAATCAACACATTGATTTATAAGCATGGAAATCCCCTGAGTGAAACAACGAATTGCTGTGTGTAGTCTTTGCCCATCTCCCACGATGGGCTTTTTTTTAACTTTTTTGTCTCATCATAACGTGTGAGGGTCCCGCGTTTTTCCTTCAACGTAAGGATGCCAGCGACTAACAAATAATATTGCACAAGATACTGTGACTCTGTTCAAGCCGAAACGATGCTGGTGGTGCTATTTATAGCATCACCTTTTTCATATGAAAGCTAAAAAAACGATGAACGCGTTCGAATTACACGCATTACGACACATTTTTAATATGACGATTGAAGAATGCGCCGCCTATATCACCCAGGATAATAATTCAACGGCCTGGGAACGATGGGAAACTGGCGATGCGATAATCCCTCCAGAAATCATTACCAGGCTGATGGAGATCAAAGCAAAGAGGCAGCGGCGAATTAACGCTATTATTGACAAAATAAATCATCGTATCGGCAATAATACGATGCGTTACTTTTCTGATTTACCTACCTTTCAATCGGTCTATACCGATGGTGATTTTATAGACTGGAAAATTTATCAATCCGTTGCTGCAGAACTTTTCGCGCGCGATCTGGAGCGGCTATGTTAGATGTAAAATTTATCGCCGCATAGTATTGATATCGGACAGAAAACCGCACAATTACGACAGTGACCTGTCACCCTATTCAACGAGCTTCCCGCCTGTCGTATACGACCGTAACTTTCAGGCGACATCTCTGAGTCAGATAATATGAAAAATCGCTATTTCTCTACTGCTGTGGGGTTGTATTTTAATTACCTTGTACATGGCATGGGCGTCATCCTGATGAGCCTGAATATGTCATCGCTTGAACAGCAATGGCACACGACTACCGCTGGCGTATCTATTGTGATCTCTTCGCTTGGGATTGGCCGGTTAAGTGTTTTATTAATCGCCGGTATGCTTTCTGATCGCTTTGGTCGCCGACCGTTTATCATACTGGGAGTCGTCTGTTACCTGGCTTTTTTCATCGGCATCCTCCATTCCCGGACGCTTTTTACCGCTTATGCCTGTGGCTTTTTAGCGGGTATGGCCAACAGTTTTCTGGATGCGGGAACCTATCCAAGTTTGATGGAGGCGTTCCCTCGCTCACCCAGTACGGCAAATATTCTCATTAAAGCGTTTGTCTCATGCGGGCAATTCTTGTTGCCTATTATTATCAGTTTATTAGTCTGGGCTAATATGTGGTTTGGCTGGGCCTTTCTACTTGCCGGCGCGATCATGCTCGTTAATGCCCTATTTTTATTACACTGCCCTTTTCCAGCGCATCCTGGTCGGATAACGAAACCTAACGCCCCGCAATCGCCTGACGCAAACGCCCACCCTTGTTCCCTGATTGATCTGTTCAGTTATACCCTTTATGGCTATGTGTCAATGGCGACATTTTATCTTATCAGCCAGTGGCTGGCACAGTATGGAGAATTTGTCGCAGGAATGTCTTATACCCAATCTATTAAATTATTAAGTATTTATACCTGCGGATCGCTACTGTGCGTTTTTATTACCGCCCCACTGGTTAGAAAAACAATCCGCTCCACGACATTATTGATGTTTTATACTTTTATCTCTTTTATTGCGCTGCTGACCGTTTGTCTGCATCCGCAGACCTATGTTGTGATGATCTTCGCATTCGTCATTGGTTTCTCCTCTGCCGGCGGCGTAGTACAAATCGGCCTGACACTGATGGCGGCCCGATTTCCTCAGGCGAAAGGTAAAGCGACCGGTATTTATTACAGCGCTGGCAGCATCGCGACGTTCACCATCCCACTCATCACCGCACGAATTTCAGAAATGAGCATTGCACATGTTATGTGGTTTGATACCGGTATCGCCGCAACGGGATTTCTTCTCGCCTTGTTTATCGGTTACCGAAGCCGGGCTGAACTACAGCATCGCGCTGAAGCCGTGTCAACTGGACAATAAATGTCGACAGGCCATGTGCAATATTATTGTGTTGGTAAGCAAAATAAGATGTTAGCGACGATGACCAAAGAACGACAATTGTAATTACCATGTTAATTCTTATTCATTGCATTCACACTTATCAGAAAAATTGCGATAAGCATCACAGACTGAATCTGCTAAACAGAGAATCTGCAACCGTTTTTATATACACCAAATAACGAAGAGAACCGTTCCAATGCAATAAACCTGGTATTTTAAGCGTCATCTTATGTACGTATAACAATGGCATTCAATTATAGTATTACTGAACACTCGCTGCGTGCAGTAAAAGCAGTAATAAGCAGAACATTGAATAAAACCATCAGCAAGGAGCTGTGAACAAATGTCTCAGAACAAGGCTCGCAACATGCCATTTTTGCTGGCTGTTATCTGCATTTATTTTAGTTATTTTCTCCACGGCATTAGCGTTATTACACTAGCGCAAAATATGACTTCTCTTGCGGAAAAGTTTTCTACTGATAGCGCCGGTATCGCCTATTTAATTTCTGGCATCGGACTTGGCCGCCTGGTCAGTATTTTATTTTTTGGCGTACTTTCTGATAAATTTGGCCGCCGGGCGATTATACTGCTTGGCGTCGTGCTGTATATGCTATTTTTCTTCGGTATTCCCGCCAGCCCTAACCTGATGATCGCTTTTGTATTAGCCGTGTGTGTCGGCGTGGCGAACTCTGCGCTGGATACCGGCGGATACCCTGCGTTAATGGAGTGTTTTCCAAAAGCCTCTGGCTCGGCGGTTATTCTGGTTAAAGCCATGGTCTCATTCGGGCAAATGATTTATCCCCTTATCGTCAGCGCCTTGTTAGTCAACCATATCTGGTACGGCTATGCGGTGGTGATCCCTGGAATCCTTTTTGTCCTTATTACACTGATGTTGCTGAAAAGCAGCTTCCCCAGCCAACTTGTTGATGCCAGCGTTGCCAAAGAATTACCACGAATGCACAGTAACCCCCTCGTCTGGCTGGAGGGCATAGCTTCCGTTTTATTTGGCGTCGCCGCGTTTTCGACCTTCTATGTGATCGTGGTCTGGATGCCCAAATATGCGATGGCCTTCGCCGGCATGGCGGAATCCGACGCGCTGAAAACCATCTCGTATTACAGTATGGGCTCACTGGTCTGCGTATTTATCTTTGCCGCATTGCTGAAAAAAATGATTCGTCCCATCTGGGCCAACGTTTTTAATGCCGGGCTGGCAGCGCTTACCGCGGCGGCGATTTATTTGTATCCCTCCCCGATGGTCTGTAATGCAGGCGCCTTCATGATTGGATTTTCCGCCGCCGGAGGAATTTTACAATTAGGCGTATCAGTAATGTCAGAATTTTTCCCCAAAAGCAAAGCTAAAGTCACTAGCATATATATGATGATGGGTGGTGTTGCTAATTTTATTATCCCACTGATCACCGGTTATCTTTCTACTATTGGCCTGCAATATATTATCTTGTTAGATTTTGCCTTTGCACTTCTGACGTTCATCACCGCTATTATCGTATTTATTCGCTATTATCGCGTATTTAAAATACCACAAAACGACGTCCGGTTTGGCGAGCGTTATTTTCAGTAAAAACGTTAACTGTGCGCAACAGGCATTCGTCCTGCGCTGCATCGTCCACTTATTAAGGAGTATGAAATGGATGTTACTGCAAAATATGAATTAATTGGTCTTATGGCTTATCCTATCCGCCATAGTTTGTCGCCTGAAATGCAGAATAAAGCATTAGAAAAAGCGGGACTACCTTATACTTATATGGCTTTCGAAGTCGATAACACGACGTTTGCCAACGCAATTGAAGGTCTGAAAGCATTAAAAATGCGAGGTACAGGGGTTTCTATGCCCAACAAACAGCTCGCA
Proteins encoded in this window:
- the ydiK gene encoding putative inner membrane protein — its product is MVNVRQPRDIAQVLLSVLFLAIMIVACLWIVQPFILGFAWAGTIVIATWPVLLKLQKILWGRRSLAVLVMTLLLVLLFVIPVALLVNSIVDGSGPLIHAVTGGDMTLPDLAWLNNIPLVGAKLYAGWHSLLDMGGSAIMAKVRPYIGTTTTWFVGQAAHIGRFMMHCALMLLFSALLYWRGEQVAMGIRHFACRLAAKRGDAAVLLAAQAIRAVALGVVVTALVQAVLGGVGLAISGVPYATLLTVVMILSCLVQLGPLPVLIPAIIWLYWTGDTTWGTVLLVWSAVVGTLDNVIRPVLIRMGADLPLLLILSGVIGGLIAFGMIGLFIGPVLLAVTWRLFSAWVHEVPAPTNEPEEILEELDEIEEANKQS
- the ydiM gene encoding inner membrane transport protein YdiM, with protein sequence MKNRYFSTAVGLYFNYLVHGMGVILMSLNMSSLEQQWHTTTAGVSIVISSLGIGRLSVLLIAGMLSDRFGRRPFIILGVVCYLAFFIGILHSRTLFTAYACGFLAGMANSFLDAGTYPSLMEAFPRSPSTANILIKAFVSCGQFLLPIIISLLVWANMWFGWAFLLAGAIMLVNALFLLHCPFPAHPGRITKPNAPQSPDANAHPCSLIDLFSYTLYGYVSMATFYLISQWLAQYGEFVAGMSYTQSIKLLSIYTCGSLLCVFITAPLVRKTIRSTTLLMFYTFISFIALLTVCLHPQTYVVMIFAFVIGFSSAGGVVQIGLTLMAARFPQAKGKATGIYYSAGSIATFTIPLITARISEMSIAHVMWFDTGIAATGFLLALFIGYRSRAELQHRAEAVSTGQ
- the ydiN gene encoding transporter, with amino-acid sequence MSQNKARNMPFLLAVICIYFSYFLHGISVITLAQNMTSLAEKFSTDSAGIAYLISGIGLGRLVSILFFGVLSDKFGRRAIILLGVVLYMLFFFGIPASPNLMIAFVLAVCVGVANSALDTGGYPALMECFPKASGSAVILVKAMVSFGQMIYPLIVSALLVNHIWYGYAVVIPGILFVLITLMLLKSSFPSQLVDASVAKELPRMHSNPLVWLEGIASVLFGVAAFSTFYVIVVWMPKYAMAFAGMAESDALKTISYYSMGSLVCVFIFAALLKKMIRPIWANVFNAGLAALTAAAIYLYPSPMVCNAGAFMIGFSAAGGILQLGVSVMSEFFPKSKAKVTSIYMMMGGVANFIIPLITGYLSTIGLQYIILLDFAFALLTFITAIIVFIRYYRVFKIPQNDVRFGERYFQ
- the SBOV13601 gene encoding putative cytoplasmic protein; translation: MKAKKTMNAFELHALRHIFNMTIEECAAYITQDNNSTAWERWETGDAIIPPEIITRLMEIKAKRQRRINAIIDKINHRIGNNTMRYFSDLPTFQSVYTDGDFIDWKIYQSVAAELFARDLERLC